In Cervus elaphus chromosome 29, mCerEla1.1, whole genome shotgun sequence, a single window of DNA contains:
- the ALDH1A1 gene encoding retinal dehydrogenase 1: protein MSSSAMPDVPAPLTNVKFKYTKIFINNEWHSSVSGKKFPVFNPATEEKLCEVEEGDKEDVDKAVKAARQAFQIGSPWRTMDASERGRLINKLADLIERDRLLLATMEAMNGGKIFSNAYLMDLGGCIKTLRYCAGWADKIQGRTIPMDGNFFTYTRSEPVGVCGQIIPWNFPLLMFLWKIGPALSCGNTVVVKPAEQTPLTALHMGSLIKEAGFPPGVVNIVPGYGPTAGAAISSHMDVDKVAFTGSTEVGKLIKEAAGKSNLKRVSLELGGKSPCIVFADADLDNAVEFAHQGVFYHQGQCCIAASRLFVEESIYDEFVRRSVERAKKYVLGNPLTPGVSQGPQIDKEQYEKILDLIESGKKEGAKLECGGGPWGNKGYFIQPTVFSDVTDEMRIAKEEIFGPVQQIMKFKSLDDVIKRANNTFYGLSAGIFTNDIDKAITVSSALQSGTVWVNCYSVVSAQCPFGGFKMSGNGRELGEYGFHEYTEVKTVTIKISQKNS from the exons ATCTTCATAAACAATGAATGGCATAGTTCAGTGAGTGGTAAGAAATTTCCAGTCTTTAATCCCGCAACTGAGGAGAAACTCTGTGAGGTGGAAGAAGGAGATAAG GAGGATGTTGACAAAGCAGTGAAGGCTGCAAGACAAGCTTTTCAGATCGGCTCTCCATGGCGTACTATGGATGCTTCAGAGAGAGGACGGCTGATAAACAAGTTGGCTGACTTAATTGAAAGAGATCGTCTGCTTCTGGCG ACAATGGAGGCAATGAAtggtggaaaaatattttccaatgcATATCTGATGGATTTAGGAGGCTGCATAAAAACATTACGCTACTGTGCAGGCTGGGCTGACAAGATCCAGGGCCGTACGATACCCATGG atggAAACTTTTTTACATATACAAGAAGTGAGCCTGTTGGTGTGTGTGGCCAAATCATTCCT TGGAATTTCCCGTTGCTCATGTTCCTCTGGAAGATAGGGCCTGCCCTTAGCTGCGGAAACACAGTGGTTGTCAAACCAGCAGAGCAAACCCCTTTGACTGCTCttcacatgggatctttaataaAAGAG gCTGGGTTTCCTCCTGGAGTAGTGAATATTGTCCCTGGTTATGGGCCTACTGCAGGGGCAGCCATTTCTTCTCACATGGATGTAGACAAAGTGGCCTTCACAGGATCGACAGAG GTTGGCAAACTGATCAAAGAAGCTGCTGGGAAAAGTAATCTGAAAAGGGTGTCCCTGGAACTCGGTGGAAAGAGCCCTTGCATTGTGTTTGCTGACGCCGACT TGGACAATGCTGTCGAATTTGCACACCAAGGAGTATTCTATCACCAGGGCCAGTGTTGTATAGCTGCATCCCGTCTCTTTGTAGAAGAATCAATTTATGATGAGTTTGTTCGAAGGAGTGTTGAGCGAGCGAAAAAGTATGTTCTTGGAAATCCTCTGACCCCAGGAGTCAGTCAAGGCCCTCAG ATTGATAAAgaacaatatgaaaaaatacTTGACCTCATTGAaagtggaaagaaggaaggggccAAGCTGGAATGTGGCGGAGGCCCATGGGGGAATAAAGGCTACTTTATCCAACCCACAGTTTTCTCTGATGTTACTGATGAGATGCGCATTGCCAAAGAGGAG ATATTTGGACCTGTGCAGCAAATCATGAAATTTAAGTCTTTAGATGATGTAATCAAGAGAGCAAACAATACTTTCTATGGGTTATCAGCAGGAATTTTTACCAATGATATTGATAAAGCCATCACAGTCTCCTCTGCTTTGCAGTCTGGGACCGTGTG gGTGAACTGCTATAGTGTGGTATCTGCCCAGTGCCCCTTTGGTGGATTCAAGATGTCTGGAAATGGTCGAGAACT CGGAGAATATGGTTTCCATGAATACACAGAAGTCAAGACGGTCACAATCAAAATTTCTCAGAAGAACTCATAA